A single genomic interval of Polaribacter vadi harbors:
- a CDS encoding FAD:protein FMN transferase, whose amino-acid sequence MKFIKTILFYSFLLSFIACKQSTIKKDFVLKGFVFGTSYKITYLNADENYKKSLDSLFLLVNNSVSTYIETSDISQINQGNTNISVDEIFSEVFKKSKKIHKETDGFFDPTVGNLVNAYGFGPKDEKINLTDIQILEQMQFVGLDKIKLIDNKIVKEYPEVYLDFNSIAKGFGIDVVARFFNDKNIANYLIEIGGEIRAKGTKKNDEPWIIKLVNPVDVENGFKVINLSDKSMATSGNYRKFRISEDGKKYVHTINPKTGFATESNLLSVSVIGAVDCADVDAYATAFMAMGLEKTKEFLKNNNELKVILIYLNKNGDLEEYTTYK is encoded by the coding sequence ATGAAATTCATAAAAACTATCCTCTTTTATTCATTTTTATTGAGCTTTATAGCTTGTAAGCAATCAACTATTAAGAAAGATTTTGTTTTAAAAGGCTTTGTTTTTGGCACCTCTTATAAAATAACATATTTAAATGCTGATGAAAATTACAAAAAAAGCTTAGACAGTCTTTTCTTACTGGTTAATAATTCTGTGTCTACGTATATCGAAACTTCAGATATTTCGCAAATAAACCAAGGAAATACCAATATTTCTGTTGATGAAATATTCTCTGAAGTGTTTAAAAAATCAAAAAAAATACACAAAGAAACTGATGGGTTTTTCGATCCAACAGTTGGTAATTTAGTAAATGCGTATGGTTTTGGTCCAAAAGACGAGAAAATTAATCTGACAGATATTCAAATATTAGAACAAATGCAATTTGTTGGTTTGGATAAAATAAAACTCATCGATAATAAAATTGTAAAAGAATATCCTGAGGTTTATTTAGATTTTAATTCGATTGCCAAAGGTTTTGGAATCGATGTTGTTGCTCGTTTTTTTAATGATAAAAATATAGCTAATTATTTGATAGAAATTGGTGGAGAAATTAGAGCGAAAGGAACCAAGAAAAATGACGAACCTTGGATTATTAAACTAGTAAATCCTGTAGATGTAGAAAATGGTTTTAAAGTGATTAATCTTTCTGATAAATCTATGGCAACTTCTGGTAATTATAGGAAATTTAGAATTTCTGAAGATGGGAAAAAATATGTACATACCATCAATCCAAAAACAGGTTTTGCAACAGAGAGTAATTTGTTAAGTGTTTCTGTTATTGGTGCTGTAGATTGTGCAGATGTAGATGCGTACGCAACTGCATTTATGGCAATGGGTTTAGAAAAAACCAAAGAGTTTTTAAAAAATAACAACGAATTAAAAGTGATTCTTATCTATCTGAATAAAAATGGAGATTTAGAAGAATATACTACTTATAAGTAA
- a CDS encoding class I SAM-dependent methyltransferase, translating into MMKLFKSILNTIPRPLLIKASYLVRPIIALSLKGNKFTDPIDGKSFRKFLPYGYGKQRENALSPSTLSLERHRLMWLFLKDETDFFTSKEKLKVLHIAPEQCFLDIFRNQKNLEYTTSDLESPIADVKADICNLPFEDNSYDVIFCNHVLEHISDDTKAMQELFRVMKKGGFGIFQIPQDISRKTTFEDDSITDKKERAKIFGQYDHVRVYGLDYFDKLRSVGFKVDEIEYTKKISEEKLKRFCLMKGEILPVCYKL; encoded by the coding sequence ATTATGAAATTATTTAAATCCATCCTTAATACCATTCCAAGGCCTTTATTAATTAAAGCAAGCTATTTGGTGCGTCCAATAATTGCTTTATCTTTAAAAGGGAATAAATTTACAGATCCTATTGATGGAAAATCTTTTCGTAAATTTTTACCTTATGGTTATGGAAAACAACGTGAAAACGCACTTTCTCCATCAACATTATCATTAGAAAGACACAGATTAATGTGGTTATTTTTAAAGGATGAAACTGATTTTTTTACATCCAAAGAAAAACTAAAAGTATTACACATTGCACCTGAACAATGTTTTTTAGACATTTTTAGAAATCAGAAAAATTTAGAGTACACAACATCCGATTTAGAAAGTCCGATTGCAGATGTTAAAGCAGATATTTGCAATTTACCTTTTGAAGATAATTCTTACGATGTTATTTTTTGTAATCATGTTTTAGAACATATTTCAGATGATACAAAAGCCATGCAAGAGCTTTTTAGAGTGATGAAAAAAGGCGGATTTGGTATTTTTCAGATTCCACAAGATATTTCAAGAAAAACAACTTTTGAAGACGATTCTATAACAGACAAAAAAGAACGCGCAAAAATTTTCGGACAATATGATCATGTAAGAGTTTATGGTCTCGATTATTTTGATAAGTTACGTTCTGTAGGTTTTAAAGTAGATGAAATTGAGTATACCAAAAAAATATCCGAAGAAAAATTAAAACGTTTTTGTTTGATGAAAGGAGAAATTTTACCTGTTTGTTACAAACTTTAA
- a CDS encoding DUF3127 domain-containing protein yields MEVIGKVKLIGEVQTFGANGFRKRELVVTTDDQYPQMIMIEFVQDKTDLLNNYKVGQDVKVSINLRGREWINPQGEAKYFNSIQGWRIEGISGGASAQNLPPVDQFEPASNVSDDEPDDLPF; encoded by the coding sequence ATGGAAGTTATTGGTAAAGTAAAATTAATTGGAGAAGTACAAACGTTTGGTGCAAACGGATTTAGAAAAAGAGAATTGGTTGTAACTACAGACGATCAATATCCACAGATGATTATGATTGAATTTGTACAGGATAAGACAGATTTATTAAATAATTATAAAGTTGGTCAAGATGTAAAAGTTTCGATTAATTTAAGAGGTAGAGAATGGATTAACCCACAAGGAGAAGCTAAATATTTTAACTCTATTCAGGGTTGGAGAATTGAAGGTATTTCTGGAGGGGCTTCAGCACAAAACCTGCCACCTGTAGATCAGTTTGAGCCAGCATCTAACGTATCTGATGATGAACCAGATGATTTACCTTTCTAA
- a CDS encoding OmpA/MotB family protein, which produces MKKASILLLFSLIIVTSCVSKKKYAELEANNSQTKEELLAVETTLQKYLIEKEKQEAKLNTLGEQINSLKEDKKTALKQVENLTVLTQSSSDNIKTVITQLSEKDKYINGIRKAMTQKDSINLAIKYHLTKNLTDGIQDEDITVNVEKTVVFISISDKLLFKSGSYSVTDKAYTVLEKIAKVINDQPKMDVMIEGHTDSTPIKRNLIQDNWDLSALRATSITRILQYKFGVTPERLIAAGRSQYVPLAPNDSAANKSINRRTKIIIMPKLNQFFDLLEQDAN; this is translated from the coding sequence ATGAAAAAAGCATCGATATTATTATTGTTTTCTTTAATTATTGTAACTTCTTGTGTTTCTAAAAAGAAATATGCAGAATTAGAAGCTAATAACTCTCAAACTAAAGAAGAATTATTAGCGGTAGAAACTACTTTGCAAAAATATTTAATTGAAAAAGAGAAGCAAGAAGCTAAATTAAATACTCTAGGAGAACAAATTAATTCTTTAAAAGAAGATAAAAAAACAGCGTTAAAGCAAGTTGAAAACTTAACAGTTTTAACTCAATCTTCTTCTGATAACATTAAAACTGTAATTACTCAGTTAAGTGAAAAAGACAAGTATATTAATGGAATTAGAAAAGCAATGACGCAGAAAGATTCTATTAATCTTGCTATAAAATATCACTTAACTAAAAACTTAACAGATGGTATTCAAGATGAAGATATTACTGTAAATGTGGAAAAAACAGTTGTTTTTATCTCTATTTCTGATAAATTATTATTTAAAAGCGGTAGTTATAGCGTAACTGATAAAGCGTATACTGTTTTAGAGAAGATTGCAAAGGTAATTAACGATCAACCTAAAATGGATGTGATGATTGAAGGTCATACAGATTCTACTCCTATTAAGAGAAATTTAATTCAGGATAACTGGGATTTATCTGCTTTAAGAGCAACTTCTATTACAAGAATTTTACAATATAAATTTGGGGTAACTCCAGAAAGATTAATTGCAGCTGGTAGAAGTCAATATGTGCCATTAGCACCAAATGATTCTGCAGCAAACAAATCTATAAACAGAAGAACAAAAATTATCATCATGCCTAAATTAAATCAGTTTTTTGATTTATTAGAGCAAGATGCTAACTAG
- a CDS encoding sensor histidine kinase, whose translation MKIFSNTLLFKRITILVSFVIVTLILWNTYTFFQKFKQAERAKMEIHGEAIKELRTDNLADLDKNISGLPLNIISRTKDIPFILVDADGAIKGSNNLDPKKENDSTYLANQLAIMKKQNKPIEVDYLGKTDYIYYRDSALLDKLTYYPLALLLILVLFLAVIYLFYSSNKAAETNKLWTGMAKETAHQIGTPLSSLLGWIAILKMEKVDETYIHEIEKDVHRLNTIANRFSKIGSKPELKKENIVDITKQAFDYLESRSSKQITFSFSSTDKEIYTNLNTELFGWVIENLIKNGIDAMLGKGNLNLQIESEQKKVKITLSDTGKGMPKKLFKQIFKPGFTTKKRGWGLGLSLSKRIVEDYHNGKIFVKKSEIDKGTTFQILLNKV comes from the coding sequence ATGAAAATTTTCTCAAACACCTTATTATTCAAACGAATTACAATTCTTGTTTCTTTTGTAATTGTTACTTTAATTCTTTGGAATACCTATACATTTTTTCAGAAATTTAAACAAGCTGAAAGAGCAAAAATGGAAATTCATGGAGAAGCCATTAAAGAATTAAGGACCGATAATTTAGCAGATTTAGATAAAAATATCTCTGGACTTCCTTTAAATATTATCAGCAGAACAAAAGATATTCCGTTTATTTTGGTGGATGCTGATGGAGCAATAAAAGGCTCAAACAACTTAGATCCTAAAAAAGAAAACGACTCTACATATTTGGCTAATCAGTTAGCCATTATGAAGAAACAAAACAAACCTATTGAAGTAGATTATTTAGGCAAAACAGATTATATTTATTACAGAGATTCAGCTTTATTAGACAAACTCACCTATTATCCTTTAGCTTTATTGTTGATTTTAGTTTTATTCTTAGCTGTAATTTATTTGTTCTATAGTTCTAACAAAGCTGCAGAAACTAATAAATTGTGGACAGGAATGGCTAAGGAAACTGCACATCAAATTGGCACACCTTTATCTTCTCTATTAGGTTGGATTGCCATTTTAAAAATGGAAAAAGTTGATGAAACTTATATTCATGAAATCGAAAAAGATGTTCACAGATTAAACACAATTGCCAATCGTTTTTCTAAAATTGGTTCAAAACCAGAACTCAAAAAAGAAAATATTGTAGACATTACAAAACAAGCTTTCGATTATTTAGAATCTCGAAGTTCTAAACAAATAACGTTTTCATTTTCGTCTACAGACAAAGAAATTTACACAAATTTAAATACCGAATTATTTGGTTGGGTGATTGAAAACCTCATCAAAAATGGTATTGATGCTATGTTAGGAAAAGGAAATTTAAACCTACAGATTGAAAGCGAACAAAAGAAAGTAAAAATCACGCTTTCTGACACTGGAAAAGGAATGCCTAAAAAATTATTCAAGCAGATTTTTAAACCTGGTTTTACCACTAAAAAACGTGGTTGGGGCTTGGGTTTATCACTTTCTAAACGTATTGTAGAAGATTATCATAATGGAAAAATTTTCGTTAAAAAGTCAGAAATTGATAAAGGAACTACATTTCAGATTTTGTTGAATAAGGTTTAG
- a CDS encoding flavin reductase family protein — MLSIDPKEISTGKLHGYLLGAIAPRPIAFASTIDEDGNPNLSPFSFFNVFGSNPPTLIFSPARRVRDNTIKHTLENALATKEVVINVVNYDIVQQMSLSSTEYAKGVNEFEKAGFTMLKSDKIKPFRVAESPVQFECKVKDVIFTGDEGGAGNLIICEVVKMHVSEAVLDDNGAIDQHKIDLVARAGGSYYTRARDGFFEIDKPISTLGMGVDQIPTEIRNSTILTGNNLGMLGNVEQLPSDETVNNFAKEHPQFIGLETTKKHTFAQDFLSKNDVESAWKVLLLK, encoded by the coding sequence ATGCTTTCTATAGATCCAAAAGAAATATCAACAGGAAAATTACATGGTTATTTATTAGGCGCAATTGCTCCAAGACCCATTGCGTTTGCAAGTACGATAGATGAAGATGGAAACCCGAATTTATCTCCATTTTCGTTTTTTAATGTGTTTGGTTCAAATCCGCCAACATTAATATTTTCACCAGCAAGAAGAGTAAGAGATAATACTATAAAACACACGTTAGAAAATGCTTTGGCAACAAAAGAAGTAGTTATAAATGTGGTAAATTATGATATTGTTCAGCAAATGTCTTTAAGTTCTACAGAATATGCAAAAGGGGTAAATGAGTTTGAAAAAGCAGGTTTTACGATGTTAAAATCCGACAAAATAAAACCTTTTAGAGTAGCAGAATCTCCTGTGCAATTTGAGTGTAAAGTAAAAGATGTTATTTTTACAGGTGATGAAGGTGGAGCAGGGAATTTAATTATTTGTGAAGTGGTTAAAATGCATGTTTCTGAGGCTGTTTTGGATGACAATGGAGCTATAGATCAACATAAAATAGATTTGGTTGCTAGAGCAGGAGGTAGTTATTATACAAGAGCTAGAGATGGTTTTTTTGAAATTGATAAACCAATCTCAACTTTAGGAATGGGAGTTGATCAAATTCCTACTGAAATTAGAAATAGTACAATACTTACAGGTAATAATTTGGGTATGTTAGGAAACGTAGAACAATTGCCTTCTGATGAAACTGTTAATAACTTTGCGAAAGAACATCCGCAATTTATTGGGTTAGAAACTACAAAAAAACATACATTTGCCCAAGATTTTTTAAGTAAGAACGATGTAGAAAGTGCTTGGAAAGTGCTTTTATTAAAATAA
- a CDS encoding GxxExxY protein yields MGDNEITEKIIGAAIEVHRTLGPGLLESAYQECLIYELKSLGLKVKKELILPIIYKDLILEHGYRIDLLVENKIVLELKTVDKFTEVHSAQILTYMKLGNYPLGLLINFKTKLLKNGIKRFINTY; encoded by the coding sequence ATGGGAGATAATGAAATTACTGAAAAAATTATAGGAGCTGCAATTGAAGTTCATCGAACATTAGGACCTGGTTTGTTGGAATCTGCATATCAAGAATGTTTAATTTATGAATTGAAATCACTTGGATTAAAAGTTAAAAAAGAACTGATTCTTCCAATTATTTATAAAGATTTAATTTTAGAGCATGGATATAGAATTGATTTGCTTGTTGAAAATAAAATAGTTTTGGAATTAAAAACAGTCGATAAATTTACAGAAGTTCATTCAGCACAAATCTTAACTTATATGAAATTAGGTAATTATCCTTTAGGTTTACTCATTAATTTTAAAACAAAACTGTTAAAAAACGGAATTAAGAGATTTATAAATACCTATTAG
- the map gene encoding type I methionyl aminopeptidase, which yields MIKIKTKEEIEIMRESALIVSKTLGMLAKEVKPGVTTLYLDKLAEDFIREQGAIPGFLGLYDFPNTLCMSPNSQVVHGFPTNEPLKEGDIISIDCGALKNGFYGDHAYTFAVGEIDAETKKLLEVTKESLYVGIREFKAGNRVGDVGFAIQNFTEKHGYGVVRELVGHGLGREMHEDPEMPNYGRRGRGKKFVEGMVVAIEPMTNMGTEKIRQHSDGWTITTLDNKPSAHFEHDVAIVNGKPELLSTFKYVNEALGIVTNEEDEFRQ from the coding sequence ATGATTAAAATTAAAACAAAAGAAGAAATAGAAATTATGCGTGAAAGTGCATTAATCGTTTCTAAAACATTGGGAATGCTTGCTAAAGAAGTAAAACCTGGTGTAACTACTTTATATTTAGATAAACTTGCTGAAGATTTTATTAGAGAACAAGGAGCAATTCCTGGCTTTTTAGGCTTATACGATTTTCCAAACACACTTTGCATGAGTCCAAACTCGCAAGTTGTACATGGTTTCCCTACAAACGAACCTTTAAAAGAAGGCGATATTATTTCTATTGATTGTGGTGCCTTAAAAAATGGTTTTTATGGAGATCATGCCTATACTTTTGCTGTTGGCGAAATTGATGCTGAAACTAAAAAATTATTAGAGGTTACCAAAGAAAGTTTATATGTTGGAATTCGCGAATTTAAAGCTGGCAATAGAGTTGGTGATGTTGGTTTTGCCATTCAGAATTTTACAGAAAAACATGGTTATGGAGTTGTAAGAGAATTGGTTGGACATGGTTTAGGACGCGAAATGCACGAAGATCCAGAAATGCCAAATTATGGAAGAAGAGGAAGAGGAAAAAAGTTTGTGGAAGGAATGGTTGTTGCCATAGAACCTATGACAAATATGGGAACTGAAAAAATAAGACAACATTCAGATGGTTGGACAATTACAACTTTAGACAATAAACCTTCTGCGCATTTTGAGCATGATGTTGCTATCGTAAACGGAAAACCAGAATTACTTTCTACTTTTAAATATGTAAATGAGGCTTTAGGTATTGTTACTAATGAAGAGGATGAATTTAGACAGTAA
- a CDS encoding DUF1456 family protein yields the protein MGLSNNDIFKKLRVAHKLRDTDIIEICALVDFKVSKAELGAIFRAEEHPKYIECGDQFLRNFLNGLVVHLRGPMPKKKEEKK from the coding sequence ATGGGATTAAGTAATAATGATATTTTCAAAAAATTAAGAGTCGCTCACAAATTACGTGATACAGATATTATAGAAATTTGTGCTTTGGTAGATTTTAAAGTTTCTAAAGCTGAACTAGGTGCCATTTTTAGAGCTGAAGAACATCCTAAATATATAGAATGTGGAGACCAATTTTTACGTAACTTTTTGAATGGTTTGGTTGTTCATTTACGTGGACCAATGCCAAAGAAAAAAGAAGAAAAGAAATAA
- a CDS encoding YqaA family protein, translating into MEKKRKKRKKNTAFIGKRLHNYYGRTGFYLFVWESVKKAFLPIVLVVIGVFLFNKYVYDINEGLETITETFSKTGILITFFISETLLGLIPPEIFIAWSGKTESPIINLSILATLSYLGGLVSYFIGKTALKIKSLKEYLEVKMAANLKNTRKWGGFLILVGALLPLPFSIACLAAGMIKYPFRNVVFFGLFRFARFAAYAWAIFQVVD; encoded by the coding sequence TTGGAAAAAAAGCGCAAAAAAAGAAAGAAAAATACTGCATTCATAGGTAAAAGACTCCATAATTATTATGGCAGAACTGGCTTTTATTTATTTGTGTGGGAAAGCGTAAAAAAAGCATTTTTACCAATAGTATTAGTTGTTATTGGTGTGTTTCTTTTTAACAAATATGTCTATGATATTAATGAAGGATTAGAAACAATTACAGAAACATTTTCTAAAACAGGTATCTTAATTACATTTTTTATTTCAGAAACATTATTAGGATTAATTCCGCCAGAAATTTTTATTGCTTGGTCTGGAAAAACAGAAAGTCCTATAATTAACTTATCCATTTTAGCTACTTTATCTTATTTAGGTGGTTTAGTTTCTTATTTTATTGGAAAAACGGCTTTAAAAATAAAATCGCTTAAAGAATATTTAGAAGTAAAAATGGCAGCAAATTTAAAAAACACTCGAAAATGGGGAGGTTTTTTAATTTTAGTTGGTGCTTTATTACCTCTTCCTTTTTCAATTGCTTGTTTAGCTGCAGGAATGATAAAATATCCTTTTAGAAACGTAGTGTTTTTTGGACTTTTTCGTTTTGCAAGATTCGCTGCTTATGCTTGGGCAATTTTTCAAGTAGTAGATTAA
- the aat gene encoding leucyl/phenylalanyl-tRNA--protein transferase: MIWLSEKIEFPAYKFTTKDGILALGGDLSSERLIHAYKNGIFPWFSEDDPIVWYCPYERMVLFPEDLKVSKSMRKIINKKEFKITENTAFEEVIYNCKNTYRKDGFGTWITDEMEQAYINLYKIGVAKSIEVWLDNVLVGGLYGLEINNIFCGESMFSKVSNASKLAFIHLSKNKDYKLIDCQIYNEHLASLGAKEIDRNLFLEILKS; encoded by the coding sequence GTGATTTGGCTCTCAGAAAAAATAGAATTCCCTGCTTATAAATTTACAACTAAAGATGGTATTTTGGCTTTGGGTGGAGATTTATCGTCAGAAAGATTAATTCATGCTTATAAAAACGGCATTTTTCCTTGGTTTTCTGAAGATGATCCAATTGTTTGGTATTGTCCATATGAAAGAATGGTGTTATTTCCAGAGGATTTAAAAGTTTCAAAATCGATGCGAAAAATCATCAATAAAAAAGAATTTAAAATTACAGAAAATACTGCTTTTGAAGAGGTAATCTATAATTGTAAAAATACCTACAGGAAAGATGGTTTTGGCACTTGGATTACAGATGAAATGGAACAAGCATACATCAACCTTTATAAAATTGGAGTTGCAAAATCTATAGAAGTTTGGCTAGATAATGTATTAGTTGGTGGTTTATATGGACTGGAAATTAACAATATTTTCTGTGGAGAAAGTATGTTTAGTAAAGTCTCTAACGCATCAAAATTGGCGTTTATTCATCTCTCAAAAAACAAAGATTACAAATTGATAGATTGCCAAATATATAACGAACATTTGGCAAGTTTAGGAGCTAAAGAAATTGATAGAAATTTATTTTTGGAGATCTTGAAAAGTTAA
- a CDS encoding thioredoxin family protein, whose protein sequence is MKYTLILFSIIIFMACNTSKSSVDSKKVAVDEVEEIAREKAAEVTAEKNDRGYLIGIANRESFTDDAYKSWFDSRYEEYETDKEVIEQLKGEINNFTIKGFMGTWCGDSKRETPRFYKILDETGFNQDYFELITVGRNKKTPDNLQEGYDILRVPTFIFFKNGKEVGRYVEYPRETIEKDILKIVYGKPYKHSYDKSED, encoded by the coding sequence ATGAAATACACTTTAATATTATTCTCAATAATTATTTTTATGGCTTGTAATACAAGCAAATCTTCAGTCGATAGCAAAAAAGTAGCTGTTGATGAAGTTGAGGAAATTGCAAGAGAAAAAGCTGCAGAAGTTACTGCAGAAAAAAATGACAGAGGTTATTTAATTGGTATTGCCAACAGAGAATCATTTACAGACGATGCTTACAAATCTTGGTTTGATAGTAGATATGAAGAATATGAAACTGACAAAGAAGTTATAGAGCAATTAAAAGGCGAAATAAACAACTTTACAATTAAAGGTTTTATGGGCACTTGGTGTGGAGATAGTAAAAGAGAAACACCTCGTTTTTATAAAATTCTAGATGAAACTGGTTTTAACCAAGATTATTTTGAATTAATTACTGTAGGCAGAAATAAAAAAACTCCAGATAATTTACAAGAAGGTTATGATATTTTAAGAGTACCAACTTTTATTTTCTTTAAAAATGGTAAAGAAGTAGGACGTTATGTAGAGTATCCAAGAGAAACTATCGAGAAAGATATTTTAAAAATTGTGTACGGAAAACCTTACAAACATTCTTACGATAAGAGTGAAGATTAA
- a CDS encoding HIT family protein: MSIFTKIITGEIPSYKVAENEDFIAFLDINPNAKGHTLVVPKKEENKIFDLSKEAYSNLMDFSYRVAKALEKAVPCKRIGMSVIGLEVPHVHVHLVPTNVMSDMQFTHKVNLSSEEFVALAEQISKEFE; encoded by the coding sequence ATGAGCATATTTACAAAAATAATTACAGGAGAAATACCAAGTTACAAAGTTGCAGAAAATGAAGATTTTATTGCGTTTCTAGACATTAACCCAAATGCAAAAGGACATACTTTGGTTGTGCCAAAAAAAGAAGAAAACAAAATTTTCGATTTATCAAAAGAAGCTTATAGCAACTTAATGGATTTTTCTTACAGAGTTGCAAAAGCATTAGAAAAAGCTGTGCCTTGTAAAAGAATAGGAATGAGTGTAATTGGTTTAGAAGTGCCTCATGTGCATGTTCATTTAGTGCCAACAAATGTTATGAGTGATATGCAGTTTACACACAAAGTAAATTTAAGCAGCGAAGAATTTGTTGCTTTGGCTGAACAGATTTCTAAAGAGTTTGAATAG